One window of the Amycolatopsis mediterranei genome contains the following:
- a CDS encoding NYN domain-containing protein: MHPQPLVPEPPEDPVGPSGVASRAEPAEEPADQAGHPDPATWPALPEPVRDRIAELAAAAVAKLPATDVPRQLRPVAKFAPAKRAKLGGAALLAALGDSSQFRTAVIEWLREHRTDALDPNATESVAAAAAAVLLGESGAAGRVRLVARNAEENALRAERDAALARTQRLELELAQVRAELAEAKRAAENARGEREGEVEKLLKRLREQGVQLRHARDAAEAAAADAERGSAARNDEIAALTTQLERERQRVAGERARAERAVADAEIARQSAREARQADEVRLALLIDTIDGAVTGLRRELALGARGARPADMVRGASSGLGQGGKIADVSTLDRYLALPNVHLIVDGYNVTKTGYPELALADQRDRLIHQLSALAARTSAEVTVVFDGAGVLSVPASVPRGVRVLFSDRGVLADDVIRNLVAAEPAGRPMVVATSDRAVADSVRGRGAHPTPSSVLVSRLSRV, translated from the coding sequence ATGCACCCGCAGCCGCTCGTGCCGGAGCCGCCCGAGGACCCCGTCGGTCCTTCGGGTGTCGCGTCGCGCGCCGAGCCGGCCGAGGAGCCCGCTGACCAGGCCGGACATCCCGATCCGGCCACCTGGCCGGCGCTGCCCGAACCGGTGCGCGACCGCATCGCCGAGCTCGCCGCGGCCGCCGTCGCCAAGCTGCCCGCCACCGACGTGCCCCGCCAGCTGCGGCCGGTCGCCAAGTTCGCCCCGGCCAAGCGCGCCAAGCTCGGTGGCGCCGCCCTGCTCGCGGCCCTCGGCGACTCCTCCCAGTTCCGGACCGCCGTCATCGAGTGGCTGCGCGAGCACCGCACCGACGCGCTCGACCCCAACGCCACCGAATCCGTCGCCGCGGCGGCCGCCGCCGTCCTGCTCGGCGAGTCCGGGGCCGCCGGGCGCGTCCGGCTGGTCGCCCGGAACGCCGAGGAAAACGCCCTGCGCGCCGAACGCGACGCTGCGCTCGCCCGCACCCAGCGGCTCGAGCTGGAGCTCGCCCAGGTCCGCGCCGAACTCGCCGAGGCGAAACGAGCCGCCGAGAACGCCCGGGGCGAGCGCGAGGGCGAAGTCGAGAAGCTCCTGAAGCGCCTTCGCGAACAAGGCGTCCAGCTGCGCCACGCCAGGGACGCGGCCGAAGCGGCCGCCGCCGACGCCGAACGCGGTTCCGCCGCGCGCAACGACGAGATCGCGGCCCTCACCACCCAGCTCGAGCGCGAACGCCAGCGCGTCGCCGGCGAGCGTGCCCGCGCCGAGCGCGCGGTCGCCGACGCCGAGATCGCCCGCCAGTCCGCGCGCGAGGCCCGGCAGGCCGACGAGGTCCGGCTCGCCCTGCTCATCGACACCATCGACGGCGCCGTCACCGGCCTGCGCCGCGAGCTCGCCCTCGGCGCGCGCGGCGCCCGCCCGGCGGACATGGTCCGCGGCGCGAGCTCCGGCCTCGGCCAGGGCGGCAAGATCGCCGACGTGTCCACGTTGGACCGCTACCTCGCGCTGCCCAACGTGCACCTGATCGTCGACGGCTACAACGTCACCAAGACCGGCTACCCGGAACTCGCCCTCGCCGACCAGCGCGACCGGCTGATCCACCAGCTGTCCGCGCTGGCCGCGCGCACCTCCGCCGAGGTCACCGTCGTGTTCGACGGCGCCGGCGTGCTGTCGGTCCCCGCCTCGGTGCCCCGCGGGGTGCGGGTGCTGTTCTCCGACCGGGGGGTGCTGGCCGACGACGTCATCCGCAACCTCGTCGCGGCCGAGCCCGCGGGGCGGCCGATGGTCGTCGCGACGTCCGACCGCGCGGTCGCGGACTCCGTGCGCGGCCGCGGCGCCCACCCCACGCCGTCATCTGTGCTGGTCAGCCGCCTCTCCCGGGTCTGA